One Primulina huaijiensis isolate GDHJ02 chromosome 8, ASM1229523v2, whole genome shotgun sequence genomic region harbors:
- the LOC140982268 gene encoding uncharacterized protein isoform X3, producing the protein MLRSNQSPAILIFLFFFMFICSLTHHSLAQKFERRVLKRRTLMGIKDTPAGGNVTFDCSPSGPCIPCSRSEKRDQSFHCGETGYRIRLKCVSVGSGSEDVKGLKDKKTRSAFESTDLRVNDGQRRRLLSDTAKSESVSGAYVTYRSCIPAVSEEKLSVLGFQAHHQSPGSRGKA; encoded by the exons ATGCTTCGTTCAAATCAATCGCCAGCAATTTTGATTTTCCTATTCTTCTTCATGTTTATATGTTCTTTAACTCATCATTCTCTAGCTCAAAAGTT TGAAAGAAGGGTTCTTAAGAGGAGGACTCTAATGGGTATCAAAGATACACCAGCTGGAGGAAATGTAACGTTTGATTGCTCTCCTTCTGGTCCTTGCATTCCCTGCTCTCGCTCCGAAAAG AGGGATCAAAGTTTTCATTGCGGTGAAACTGGTTACCGTATTCGTTTGAAATGTGTTTCAGTTGGATCTGGTTCAGAAGATGTAAAAGGCCTCAAAGACAAAAAGACTCGATCTGCTTTTGAGAGTACAGATTTGCGTGTAAATGATGGACAAAGAAGAAGATTGCTGAGTGACACAGCAAAATCAGAAAGTGTATCAGGTGCCTATGTCACCTATAGAAGCTGCATACCTGCAGTAAGTGAAGAAAAATTATCCGTTCTTGGCTTTCAG GCGCATCACCAATCACCAGGGTCCAGGGGTAAAGCTTGA
- the LOC140982268 gene encoding uncharacterized protein isoform X1: MLRSNQSPAILIFLFFFMFICSLTHHSLAQKFERRVLKRRTLMGIKDTPAGGNVTFDCSPSGPCIPCSRSEKRDQSFHCGETGYRIRLKCVSVGSGSEDVKGLKDKKTRSAFESTDLRVNDGQRRRLLSDTAKSESVSGAYVTYRSCIPAVSEEKLSVLGFQALMMALLLSSGSFLYFRRKRSAAAAAAAVGLVRLPTNSRF, from the exons ATGCTTCGTTCAAATCAATCGCCAGCAATTTTGATTTTCCTATTCTTCTTCATGTTTATATGTTCTTTAACTCATCATTCTCTAGCTCAAAAGTT TGAAAGAAGGGTTCTTAAGAGGAGGACTCTAATGGGTATCAAAGATACACCAGCTGGAGGAAATGTAACGTTTGATTGCTCTCCTTCTGGTCCTTGCATTCCCTGCTCTCGCTCCGAAAAG AGGGATCAAAGTTTTCATTGCGGTGAAACTGGTTACCGTATTCGTTTGAAATGTGTTTCAGTTGGATCTGGTTCAGAAGATGTAAAAGGCCTCAAAGACAAAAAGACTCGATCTGCTTTTGAGAGTACAGATTTGCGTGTAAATGATGGACAAAGAAGAAGATTGCTGAGTGACACAGCAAAATCAGAAAGTGTATCAGGTGCCTATGTCACCTATAGAAGCTGCATACCTGCAGTAAGTGAAGAAAAATTATCCGTTCTTGGCTTTCAG GCGCTCATGATGGCTTTACTGCTAAGTAGTGGCTCTTTCTTATACTTCAGACGGAAGAGAAGTGCTGCGGCAGCCGCTGCCGCAGTTGGGCTAGTCAGGCTTCCAACTAATTCTAGGTTTTGA
- the LOC140983151 gene encoding glycosyltransferase family 92 protein RCOM_0530710-like, whose product MDSSDQRRKRKRVLRQPYPPFYCPSYMLSVRFLAVCLGFLTFLYILISIVPFNSSAFRPVLVVSSLSLLSSSSSRTVKSVQNFDSFLFPWKIEDRVLFPDHVLLFVSGGKKGGLMKKIDVEGLECVYREIGSDFVVKRVISVDGFDGLRSIVRCPLPSMNYSALVTLRVSGKNGILKEENNGFLVNNQTMNSWEKVAYSATLDGDTVVLFVKGLNLRGNKDSDPSLFSCHFGLGKWERNETFTLTTKALSAAQEVVRCPLPRSLRNDPIKANGIRVTIGVTPRIRGRAYKRLIVPSIAKITDFGSEGKKRKEGKYKLCACTMVWNQASSIREWIMYHSWLGVERWFIYDNNSDDGIDEVIQELDRDNYNVTRHVWPWIKTQEAGFSMCALRAKDECDWVSFMDVDEYFYFPYSTPKRHRFENLGYAGQHSLRMLVANVSSTSPTIAEIRTSCHSFGPSGLSTAPSQGVTVGYTCRLQSPERHKSIIRSDALDATLLNVVHHFRLKKGFRYLNLPLSTVIVNHYKYQVWEVFRAKFYRRVATYVADWQESQKEGSRDRAPGLGTEAIEPPDWPQKFCEVWDTGLRDFVLSNLADLSTGLLPWESRYALSG is encoded by the coding sequence ATGGATTCTTCAGATCAACGCAGGAAGAGAAAAAGAGTTCTCAGACAACCTTATCCACCCTTCTATTGTCCTTCGTACATGTTGTCTGTAAGATTTCTTGCGGTTTGCCTCGGTTTCCTTAcctttctttatattttaatcaGTATCGTTCCCTTTAATTCTTCAGCTTTTCGCCCTGTTTTAGTGGTTTCGAGCTTATCTTTATTGTCTTCTAGTAGTTCAAGAACTGTTAAGTCAGTTCAAAATTTTGATAGTTTCTTATTTCCTTGGAAAATAGAGGACAGGGTGTTGTTCCCTGATCATGTTTTATTGTTTGTGAGTGGTGGAAAGAAAGGTGGGTTGATGAAAAAGATTGATGTTGAGGGATTGGAGTGTGTTTATCGTGAAATTGGAAGCGATTTTGTGGTGAAAAGGGTGATTTCTGTGGATGGATTTGATGGACTTCGGTCAATTGTGAGGTGCCCTCTTCCGTCTATGAATTATTCAGCTTTGGTAACTTTGAGGGTAAGTGGTAAAAATGGAATCttgaaagaagaaaataatGGGTTCTTGGTTAATAATCAGACTATGAATTCTTGGGAAAAAGTGGCGTATTCAGCTACTTTGGATGGGGATACAGTTGTGTTGTTTGTGAAAGGGTTGAATTTAAGGGGAAATAAGGACTCTGATCCAAGCCTATTTAGTTGTCATTTTGGGTTAGGGAAATGGGAAAGGAATGAGACGTTTACCCTCACGACGAAGGCTTTGAGCGCTGCTCAAGAAGTGGTGAGATGTCCGTTGCCACGTAGTCTTAGAAACGATCCTATTAAGGCTAATGGTATTCGAGTCACCATTGGAGTGACACCCCGTATCCGTGGTCGAGCTTATAAGCGTCTAATTGTCCCATCTATTGCCAAGATTACAGACTTTGGATCCGAGGGTAAGAAGAGAAAGGAGGGAAAATACAAGCTCTGTGCGTGTACAATGGTGTGGAACCAAGCTTCATCCATACGTGAATGGATTATGTATCATTCTTGGCTTGGAGTGGAAAGATGGTTCATATATGATAACAATAGTGATGATGGTATCGATGAAGTTATTCAAGAACTCGATCGTGACAATTACAATGTAACCAGGCATGTATGGCCATGGATCAAGACTCAAGAAGCTGGATTCTCGATGTGTGCTTTGCGAGCAAAAGATGAATGTGATTGGGTTTCTTTCATGGACGTAGATGAATACTTCTACTTCCCATACTCGACGCCTAAGCGCCATAGATTTGAAAATTTAGGGTATGCCGGTCAGCATTCTCTTCGCATGTTGGTGGCAAACGTGTCATCTACATCACCTACAATTGCAGAGATCAGGACATCTTGCCATAGTTTCGGACCTTCTGGGTTGAGTACAGCACCATCACAAGGCGTCACCGTAGGTTACACTTGCCGCCTTCAAAGTCCAGAGAGGCATAAATCCATCATCAGATCAGATGCGCTAGACGCAACGTTACTTAATGTGGTGCACCATTTTCGTTTAAAGAAGGGATTTAGATACCTGAATTTACCTCTGAGTACAGTCATAGTAAACCACTACAAATACCAAGTGTGGGAGGTTTTTAGAGCAAAGTTTTATAGAAGAGTTGCTACTTACGTCGCCGACTGGCAAGAAAGTCAGAAAGAAGGTTCAAGAGATAGAGCTCCTGGTTTAGGAACCGAGGCGATCGAGCCGCCCGACTGGCCTCAGAAGTTTTGCGAAGTTTGGGACACCGGGCTACGAGATTTTGTTTTGTCGAATTTGGCTGATCTGTCGACCGGTTTGCTGCCATGGGAGTCACGTTATGCTTTGTCTGGCTGA
- the LOC140982268 gene encoding uncharacterized protein isoform X4 — MGIKDTPAGGNVTFDCSPSGPCIPCSRSEKRDQSFHCGETGYRIRLKCVSVGSGSEDVKGLKDKKTRSAFESTDLRVNDGQRRRLLSDTAKSESVSGAYVTYRSCIPAVSEEKLSVLGFQALMMALLLSSGSFLYFRRKRSAAAAAAAVGLVRLPTNSRF, encoded by the exons ATGGGTATCAAAGATACACCAGCTGGAGGAAATGTAACGTTTGATTGCTCTCCTTCTGGTCCTTGCATTCCCTGCTCTCGCTCCGAAAAG AGGGATCAAAGTTTTCATTGCGGTGAAACTGGTTACCGTATTCGTTTGAAATGTGTTTCAGTTGGATCTGGTTCAGAAGATGTAAAAGGCCTCAAAGACAAAAAGACTCGATCTGCTTTTGAGAGTACAGATTTGCGTGTAAATGATGGACAAAGAAGAAGATTGCTGAGTGACACAGCAAAATCAGAAAGTGTATCAGGTGCCTATGTCACCTATAGAAGCTGCATACCTGCAGTAAGTGAAGAAAAATTATCCGTTCTTGGCTTTCAG GCGCTCATGATGGCTTTACTGCTAAGTAGTGGCTCTTTCTTATACTTCAGACGGAAGAGAAGTGCTGCGGCAGCCGCTGCCGCAGTTGGGCTAGTCAGGCTTCCAACTAATTCTAGGTTTTGA
- the LOC140982268 gene encoding uncharacterized protein isoform X2 produces MLRSNQSPAILIFLFFFMFICSLTHHSLAQKFERRVLKRRTLMGIKDTPAGGNVTFDCSPSGPCIPCSRSEKRDQSFHCGETGYRIRLKCVSVGSGSEDVKGLKDKKTRSAFESTDLRVNDGQRRRLLSDTAKSESVSGAYVTYRSCIPAVSEEKLSVLGFQKRLTMGVMFKRPV; encoded by the exons ATGCTTCGTTCAAATCAATCGCCAGCAATTTTGATTTTCCTATTCTTCTTCATGTTTATATGTTCTTTAACTCATCATTCTCTAGCTCAAAAGTT TGAAAGAAGGGTTCTTAAGAGGAGGACTCTAATGGGTATCAAAGATACACCAGCTGGAGGAAATGTAACGTTTGATTGCTCTCCTTCTGGTCCTTGCATTCCCTGCTCTCGCTCCGAAAAG AGGGATCAAAGTTTTCATTGCGGTGAAACTGGTTACCGTATTCGTTTGAAATGTGTTTCAGTTGGATCTGGTTCAGAAGATGTAAAAGGCCTCAAAGACAAAAAGACTCGATCTGCTTTTGAGAGTACAGATTTGCGTGTAAATGATGGACAAAGAAGAAGATTGCTGAGTGACACAGCAAAATCAGAAAGTGTATCAGGTGCCTATGTCACCTATAGAAGCTGCATACCTGCAGTAAGTGAAGAAAAATTATCCGTTCTTGGCTTTCAG AAGAGGTTAACCATGGGAGTTATGTTTAAGAGACCAGTGTAA